Proteins encoded together in one Microbacterium oxydans window:
- the xrtR gene encoding exosortase R — protein MSTIAEPRRRSFAARRRELRKPPRAHILLRIARVLIALAMVAFGLYVMISERSIRLFETDLASQIFPIVFADEALRATSQGEPAVAFGVGDTWWALRVTIECAIALYLGPVIMVGGLLTAIPRMGLLRVFTATTIAVAALLLLNQVRLLMLGFVLGTYGRGAFEWAHSLAGSFLMLFGLAGCLFLFFRVVILGSLRGHRTQMAQS, from the coding sequence ATGAGCACCATCGCAGAACCGCGGCGTAGATCCTTCGCCGCCCGCCGGAGGGAACTCCGCAAGCCGCCCCGTGCGCACATCCTGTTGCGCATCGCCCGAGTCCTCATCGCTCTCGCGATGGTCGCGTTCGGTCTGTACGTGATGATCTCCGAGCGGTCCATCCGCCTGTTCGAGACGGACCTGGCGTCTCAGATCTTCCCGATCGTCTTCGCTGACGAGGCACTGCGGGCCACCTCGCAGGGTGAGCCGGCGGTCGCGTTCGGCGTCGGCGACACCTGGTGGGCGCTGCGCGTCACCATCGAATGCGCGATCGCCCTCTATCTCGGCCCGGTCATCATGGTGGGCGGCCTGCTCACGGCCATCCCGCGGATGGGTCTGCTGCGCGTCTTCACCGCCACGACCATCGCCGTGGCCGCACTCCTTCTCTTGAACCAGGTCCGACTGCTGATGCTCGGCTTCGTGCTCGGCACCTACGGCCGGGGAGCGTTCGAATGGGCGCACAGCCTCGCCGGAAGCTTCCTGATGCTGTTCGGTCTGGCCGGCTGCCTGTTCCTCTTCTTCCGTGTCGTGATCCTCGGTTCGCTCCGAGGGCACCGCACCCAGATGGCGCAGAGCTGA
- a CDS encoding GntR family transcriptional regulator, translating into MPVPKTAEKPERKTLREVAKERIRDAILDGTLTPGERLNDDQLMEWLGVSRTPLREALNELALVGLVETAAQKYTRVAVANEDHVVYYLQTLGALIGGVVRVTVPTLGATGQKRLAAEIEAVLKATRAEDATEFNVVSWNLVRVVLDLCENPVLVRATADTLDSVLYRATHSSASSSLDWDMITRRYEALAEAIAEKDAIKAELAIELLFRLPDGDAD; encoded by the coding sequence ATGCCCGTGCCTAAGACAGCCGAGAAGCCCGAGCGCAAGACGCTTCGAGAGGTGGCGAAGGAGCGCATCCGCGATGCGATTCTCGATGGCACGCTCACGCCCGGGGAGCGGCTCAATGACGACCAGCTGATGGAGTGGCTAGGCGTCTCGCGCACGCCGCTCCGTGAAGCGCTCAACGAGCTGGCGCTGGTCGGCCTCGTCGAGACCGCAGCGCAAAAGTACACGCGGGTTGCCGTCGCCAACGAAGACCACGTCGTCTACTACCTGCAGACCCTGGGTGCGCTGATCGGTGGCGTCGTGCGCGTCACCGTGCCGACGCTCGGCGCGACGGGGCAGAAGAGGCTCGCCGCCGAGATCGAGGCCGTCCTCAAGGCGACCCGCGCCGAAGACGCCACCGAGTTCAACGTCGTCAGCTGGAACCTCGTGCGCGTCGTCCTCGATCTCTGCGAGAACCCGGTGCTGGTCCGCGCGACCGCCGACACGCTCGACTCGGTGCTCTACCGTGCGACGCACTCGAGTGCGTCGTCGAGCCTCGACTGGGACATGATCACCCGTCGGTACGAGGCCCTCGCCGAGGCGATCGCCGAGAAGGACGCGATCAAGGCCGAGCTCGCCATTGAGCTGCTCTTCCGGCTGCCTGACGGCGACGCCGACTGA
- a CDS encoding GntR family transcriptional regulator: MTVPTTAAAPIKRRLLRDEAYEQILGAILDGTLEAGEELHADALQTWLGTSRTPLREALTKLAEDGVVELVAHKYTRVAPLDFRVINEGMFASGVLHEFAARQVVGKMDAVNLKELRAFAKAAATAQKKGDIVALGPAIRDFFLVFEQATGNKVLVDTVESLNLQLLRFLTPREELLDTGLIVEQITRIAEAAESGDAQRTGDLIHALYEPTRRNFLTVYRDM, encoded by the coding sequence GTGACAGTCCCGACGACCGCCGCGGCGCCCATCAAGCGTCGCCTTCTGCGTGACGAGGCGTATGAGCAGATCCTCGGGGCGATCCTCGATGGAACCCTTGAAGCGGGTGAAGAGCTTCATGCGGACGCGCTCCAGACCTGGCTCGGCACCTCTCGCACACCGCTGCGCGAGGCGCTCACGAAGCTGGCCGAGGACGGCGTCGTCGAGCTCGTGGCGCACAAGTACACCCGTGTGGCGCCGTTGGACTTCCGCGTGATCAACGAGGGGATGTTCGCGAGCGGAGTGCTGCATGAGTTCGCAGCGCGCCAGGTGGTCGGAAAGATGGACGCCGTGAACCTGAAGGAGCTTCGTGCCTTCGCCAAGGCGGCGGCCACGGCGCAGAAGAAGGGGGACATCGTGGCGCTCGGCCCCGCGATCCGCGACTTCTTCCTCGTCTTCGAGCAAGCCACCGGCAACAAGGTGCTCGTCGACACCGTCGAATCGCTGAACCTCCAGCTGCTGCGATTCCTCACCCCGCGTGAAGAGCTCCTCGACACAGGACTGATCGTCGAGCAGATAACTCGGATCGCCGAAGCTGCCGAATCGGGTGATGCACAGCGCACCGGTGACCTGATTCACGCGCTGTATGAGCCCACCCGCCGCAATTTCCTTACCGTCTATCGGGATATGTGA
- a CDS encoding enoyl-CoA hydratase/isomerase family protein: MTRITLIRPSRRNALTAQMLRDLISVFQHPPRHQRGVIIHGSGGAFCAGADIEELNLIGASADPTAGAEGVARMAKNLMALIEASPVPVIACVDGPAVGGGLELALACDWIHATDRSSFALPETTLGLIPGFGGTRRIVERAGVAVANEMILGDLVLDAHRAREAGLVSHVHESHQASLDAATASFTAGRPRSPHAIALAREVLRVAVDSDRATAFTQETAAYGRAFAHPDGAHGMTAFLEKRVAEFGRDA, translated from the coding sequence GTGACCCGCATCACCCTCATCCGACCGTCGCGCCGGAACGCCCTGACCGCGCAGATGCTGCGCGACCTCATCTCGGTCTTCCAGCACCCGCCACGGCACCAGCGCGGGGTCATCATCCACGGCTCCGGAGGAGCGTTCTGCGCCGGCGCGGACATCGAGGAGCTGAACCTGATCGGGGCCTCTGCCGACCCGACCGCCGGCGCGGAGGGGGTCGCCCGGATGGCGAAGAACCTCATGGCTCTGATCGAGGCCTCACCCGTGCCCGTGATCGCCTGCGTCGACGGACCCGCTGTCGGAGGCGGGCTCGAACTCGCCCTTGCCTGCGACTGGATCCACGCCACCGACCGGTCGTCGTTCGCGCTGCCGGAGACGACCTTGGGGCTCATCCCCGGATTCGGCGGCACGCGGCGCATCGTCGAGCGGGCGGGGGTGGCGGTCGCGAACGAGATGATCCTCGGCGATCTCGTCCTCGACGCGCACCGAGCGCGAGAGGCCGGTCTCGTGTCGCACGTGCACGAGTCACACCAAGCGAGCCTTGATGCCGCGACCGCGAGCTTCACGGCCGGACGGCCCCGCTCTCCGCACGCCATCGCGCTGGCCCGCGAGGTTCTGCGCGTGGCGGTCGACTCCGACCGGGCGACAGCGTTCACGCAGGAGACAGCTGCATACGGACGGGCCTTCGCGCACCCCGACGGCGCCCACGGCATGACGGCTTTCCTCGAGAAGCGCGTGGCCGAGTTCGGCCGCGACGCCTGA
- a CDS encoding DsbA family protein, whose amino-acid sequence MSNISRTRSFRVWWLVGLVALALAALLTYAQLTGGGASGQGAAAPTPSADADVSASVEHPIVRRDEGDPAAIGAVDAPVVLVYWTDMRCPFCAVFSRDTLPALLDEYVDGGKVRIEFRDVAFFGEESARASAALEAAGNQGLYVEYLEAVYAVAPESGHPELTREELIAFAEQVGVPDMAAFTTGLDSPAGLAAAAQRTQEAQQLGVTAVPFFLAGDTAMSGAQATDVFRTFLDDALAKAE is encoded by the coding sequence GTGTCTAATATTTCACGCACTCGATCGTTTCGCGTCTGGTGGCTCGTCGGGCTCGTCGCCCTGGCCCTGGCCGCACTGCTGACGTATGCCCAGCTGACAGGCGGGGGAGCGTCCGGGCAGGGCGCCGCGGCGCCGACGCCATCCGCCGATGCCGACGTGAGCGCGAGTGTCGAGCATCCGATCGTTCGTCGCGACGAGGGAGACCCCGCGGCGATCGGCGCCGTCGATGCCCCGGTCGTGCTGGTGTACTGGACCGACATGCGATGCCCGTTTTGCGCGGTGTTCAGCCGCGACACGCTTCCGGCTCTGCTCGACGAGTACGTCGACGGGGGCAAGGTGCGCATCGAGTTCCGCGACGTCGCGTTCTTCGGTGAGGAGTCTGCCCGGGCATCCGCGGCGCTGGAGGCCGCCGGAAACCAGGGCCTCTATGTCGAGTACCTCGAGGCCGTCTACGCCGTCGCACCGGAGTCGGGCCACCCCGAGCTCACTCGGGAAGAGCTGATCGCGTTCGCCGAGCAGGTCGGCGTGCCCGATATGGCGGCCTTCACCACCGGCCTGGACTCACCCGCGGGCCTCGCCGCTGCTGCCCAGCGCACGCAGGAGGCGCAGCAGCTCGGCGTTACGGCCGTGCCGTTCTTCCTCGCCGGTGACACGGCGATGTCGGGGGCTCAGGCAACCGACGTGTTCCGCACCTTCCTCGACGACGCGCTTGCGAAGGCGGAGTAG
- a CDS encoding glycosyltransferase family 2 protein, with the protein MEILFAVLNAVAAIVICLSLVYFLTAMGAGMHELRKGKVKLSVQGDTLYENPFVGDPETFDVYFLIPCLNEAAVIGATVSALSGGARSTVIVIDDGSDDDTAAIAEREGGANTTVLRRVLPEARQGKGEALNAAYQMVRDMVAERGQDPSRVLICVMDADGKLSDGALSHILPLFENERVGGLQLAVRIRNRSTNFLTRFQDFQFWSMSAVTQFGRRKTGTVSLGGNGQFTRLSALEQLGGKPWSASLTEDLDLAISLLTRGWSLETTPHASVDQQAVESLKKLIIQRRRWYQGHMTAGSRIKDVWADPQLNNARALEISAYLAVPWLFDLPWSILWHWTLFGFITNSGAVFSYIDGWVSLVIGLTAWYLLTFAPSIMTTIVYFKRDRRTGLFQCILMGHAFLVMNYLSFICAWGALYRMIRGKTGWDKTTRVVETPAPVAITSSIAVPAAA; encoded by the coding sequence ATGGAGATCCTCTTCGCAGTACTCAACGCCGTCGCGGCGATCGTCATCTGCCTCTCGCTGGTCTACTTCCTCACCGCCATGGGCGCCGGAATGCACGAACTCCGCAAGGGCAAGGTCAAGCTCAGCGTTCAGGGCGACACTCTCTACGAGAACCCCTTCGTCGGTGACCCCGAGACGTTCGACGTCTACTTCCTCATCCCGTGCCTCAACGAAGCTGCCGTGATCGGTGCGACCGTGTCGGCCCTCTCCGGCGGAGCGCGTTCCACGGTGATCGTGATCGACGACGGGTCGGACGACGACACGGCAGCGATCGCCGAACGTGAAGGCGGAGCGAACACCACGGTGCTTCGTCGCGTCCTCCCCGAAGCTCGCCAGGGCAAGGGTGAAGCGCTCAATGCCGCGTACCAGATGGTTCGCGACATGGTTGCCGAGCGTGGGCAGGACCCGTCACGAGTGCTCATCTGCGTGATGGATGCCGATGGAAAGCTCTCCGACGGCGCGCTCTCGCACATCCTTCCCCTGTTCGAGAACGAGCGGGTCGGCGGTCTGCAGCTCGCCGTCCGCATCCGTAACCGTTCCACCAACTTCCTCACCCGCTTCCAGGACTTCCAGTTCTGGTCGATGTCGGCTGTTACACAGTTCGGCCGTCGCAAGACGGGTACGGTGAGCCTCGGCGGTAACGGGCAGTTCACACGGCTGTCCGCTCTCGAGCAGCTCGGCGGCAAGCCGTGGTCGGCGTCTCTCACCGAAGACCTGGATCTCGCGATCTCCCTGTTGACCCGCGGGTGGAGCCTCGAGACGACGCCCCATGCGTCGGTGGACCAGCAGGCCGTCGAAAGCCTGAAGAAGCTCATCATCCAGCGTCGGCGCTGGTACCAGGGCCACATGACGGCCGGATCCCGAATCAAGGATGTCTGGGCCGACCCGCAGCTGAACAACGCGCGGGCTCTGGAGATCTCCGCCTATCTGGCTGTGCCGTGGCTGTTCGACCTTCCGTGGTCAATCCTGTGGCACTGGACGCTGTTCGGATTCATCACCAACTCGGGCGCGGTGTTCTCCTACATCGACGGATGGGTGAGCCTCGTCATCGGGCTGACAGCGTGGTATCTGCTCACCTTCGCCCCGTCGATCATGACGACCATCGTGTACTTCAAGCGTGACCGTCGCACCGGCCTCTTCCAGTGCATCCTGATGGGCCACGCGTTCCTCGTGATGAACTACCTCTCGTTCATCTGCGCCTGGGGTGCTCTGTACCGGATGATCCGGGGTAAGACCGGGTGGGACAAGACGACCCGCGTCGTCGAGACGCCGGCCCCGGTGGCCATCACATCATCGATCGCCGTTCCCGCCGCCGCGTGA
- the wecB gene encoding non-hydrolyzing UDP-N-acetylglucosamine 2-epimerase: protein MSKDIAVVLGTRPEIIKLAGIITELGDRARVIHTGQHYDHELSGQFMEQLGLGAPDVVLEGIGGADRSTQIATAIRALGDEFRRNRPAAVIVQGDTNAVSAGAQAANYAGIPVIHVEAGLRSYDRAMPEELNRLITGVLADVHCAATTHNRENLLAEGVDPRRIAVTGNTIVEATLSSLENGDGMVEKHFPGDDERPESFVLATIHRPENTDTEPALRRVLQGLVDIDAPVVFAIHPRTRAAIERFELTTYLDHLIVIDSPGHADFLDLALCADLLVSDSGGVQEECTVLKRPLLVIRRSTERPESVEAGFASLITPDQDIAAAANAVLADSEYQHRLAETPSPYGDGSASTSIAGIARRIADGADAQASVLGREAA, encoded by the coding sequence GTGAGCAAGGACATCGCGGTAGTTCTGGGGACGCGCCCGGAGATCATCAAGCTCGCCGGCATCATCACCGAACTCGGTGATCGCGCCCGCGTGATCCACACCGGTCAGCACTACGACCACGAGCTCTCCGGGCAATTCATGGAGCAGCTCGGGCTGGGTGCCCCTGACGTCGTGCTCGAGGGCATCGGCGGAGCCGATCGCAGCACCCAGATCGCCACGGCCATCCGGGCGCTCGGAGACGAGTTCCGCCGCAATCGCCCGGCAGCGGTCATCGTGCAGGGCGATACGAACGCCGTGTCGGCCGGAGCGCAGGCCGCCAACTACGCAGGCATCCCGGTCATCCACGTCGAGGCGGGGCTGCGCTCCTACGACCGCGCGATGCCTGAGGAGCTCAATCGCCTCATCACCGGTGTGCTCGCCGACGTGCACTGCGCCGCCACGACGCACAACCGGGAGAACCTCCTCGCCGAGGGGGTCGACCCGCGTCGGATCGCCGTCACGGGCAACACGATCGTCGAGGCCACGCTGTCCTCGCTCGAGAACGGCGACGGCATGGTCGAGAAGCACTTCCCGGGTGACGACGAGCGCCCCGAGTCCTTCGTGCTCGCGACCATCCACCGTCCGGAGAACACCGATACCGAGCCGGCGCTACGGCGAGTACTGCAGGGCCTGGTCGACATCGATGCACCGGTGGTGTTCGCCATCCACCCCCGCACCCGCGCGGCGATCGAGCGCTTCGAACTCACGACGTACCTCGACCACCTCATCGTGATCGACTCTCCCGGCCACGCCGACTTCCTCGACCTGGCCCTGTGCGCCGACCTTCTCGTCTCCGATTCCGGTGGCGTACAGGAAGAATGCACCGTACTGAAGCGTCCGCTCCTCGTGATCCGCCGCAGCACCGAGCGCCCGGAATCCGTCGAGGCCGGGTTCGCGTCCCTCATCACGCCGGATCAGGACATCGCAGCGGCGGCCAACGCAGTGCTCGCAGACTCGGAGTACCAGCATCGGCTCGCGGAGACGCCGTCCCCCTATGGGGACGGAAGTGCGAGCACGTCCATCGCCGGGATCGCACGGCGCATCGCCGACGGCGCCGACGCGCAGGCGAGTGTTCTCGGCCGCGAAGCCGCCTAG
- a CDS encoding GntR family transcriptional regulator, whose product MCRFGGYPGDMPIPTSAAPPKRTLLRDQIFERLLHAVVVGELEPGETLVDSQLEEWLGASRTPIREAIGRLANLGLVDVVPQKATKVAALDIVQFGQIIETLGALDTAVIREATPLLTDADRKQLKRIRTALEKGVAAGPSPQRTTDVFDLFRIFLDRYGNRTTLRLVERYSPHMQRIINHFGARIDTDAGFPQLYALIDSAVGGDAEAAAEASAAYFSSALIPFADGLAPGSKEEGTS is encoded by the coding sequence TTGTGTCGGTTTGGCGGCTATCCTGGGGATATGCCCATCCCGACCAGCGCCGCCCCGCCGAAGCGCACGCTCCTGCGCGACCAGATCTTCGAACGTCTGCTTCACGCGGTCGTCGTCGGAGAGCTGGAACCCGGGGAAACCCTGGTCGACAGCCAGCTCGAAGAATGGCTGGGCGCCTCTCGCACTCCGATTCGTGAGGCGATCGGACGGCTCGCGAACCTCGGGCTCGTCGATGTCGTGCCGCAGAAGGCGACGAAGGTCGCGGCGCTCGACATCGTCCAGTTCGGCCAGATCATCGAGACCCTCGGAGCACTGGACACCGCCGTCATCCGTGAAGCGACTCCGCTCCTCACTGATGCCGACCGGAAGCAGCTGAAGCGCATCCGTACGGCTCTGGAGAAGGGCGTCGCGGCCGGGCCGTCGCCGCAGCGAACCACCGATGTGTTCGATCTGTTCCGGATCTTCCTCGACCGCTACGGCAACCGCACCACACTGCGCCTGGTAGAGCGCTATTCCCCGCACATGCAGCGGATCATCAATCACTTCGGCGCGAGGATCGACACCGACGCCGGCTTCCCGCAACTGTATGCGCTGATCGACAGTGCTGTCGGCGGAGATGCCGAAGCGGCCGCGGAGGCAAGCGCCGCGTACTTCAGCAGTGCGCTGATTCCGTTCGCAGACGGACTCGCGCCGGGTTCGAAGGAAGAAGGAACATCGTGA
- a CDS encoding cytochrome c biogenesis CcdA family protein, translating into MELGLLGALIGGILTLLSPCSVMLLPAFFSYAFTTPRSLLSRTGIFYLGLITTLVPLGVLAGTLGAFVNQHRFTFVTVAGVIVIVLGVLMLLNIPLPFLGRRSATGGTSLASVYALGTMYGLAGVCAGPLLGAVLTLAALGGNAFYGGLILLTFAAGMTLPLLILALVWGRLPFVRALVRPREVRIGRWRNTWTGIIGGVLTIAVGVLLLATSGTTALAGVLGASDQARLESWMQQATAGVPDGLVLLVVAVVCAGVGAVWRVRRWRARAVASGPS; encoded by the coding sequence GTGGAACTCGGTCTGCTCGGGGCGCTGATCGGCGGCATCCTCACTCTGCTGAGTCCGTGCTCGGTCATGCTGCTGCCCGCGTTCTTCTCCTATGCGTTCACGACGCCGCGGTCGCTGCTGTCGCGCACCGGCATCTTCTACCTCGGACTCATCACGACGCTGGTGCCGCTCGGGGTGCTGGCCGGCACGCTCGGAGCGTTCGTCAACCAGCACCGCTTCACGTTCGTGACGGTCGCCGGAGTGATCGTCATCGTGCTCGGCGTGCTGATGCTGTTGAACATCCCGCTGCCGTTCCTCGGTCGCCGCAGCGCCACGGGGGGCACGTCGCTCGCTTCGGTCTACGCGCTCGGCACGATGTACGGCCTCGCAGGTGTGTGCGCAGGGCCGCTGCTCGGCGCGGTCCTCACGCTCGCGGCGCTCGGGGGGAATGCGTTCTACGGCGGACTCATCCTCCTCACCTTCGCGGCGGGCATGACCCTCCCCCTGCTGATCCTCGCCCTCGTCTGGGGGCGGCTCCCGTTCGTCCGCGCCCTCGTGCGCCCCCGCGAAGTGCGGATCGGCCGCTGGCGCAACACCTGGACGGGCATCATCGGTGGTGTGCTGACCATCGCGGTCGGCGTTCTGCTGCTCGCCACCTCGGGCACGACCGCGCTCGCCGGAGTGCTCGGCGCCAGTGACCAGGCTCGGCTGGAGAGCTGGATGCAGCAGGCGACCGCCGGGGTGCCGGATGGTCTCGTGCTGCTCGTGGTCGCCGTCGTGTGCGCGGGTGTCGGAGCGGTGTGGCGGGTCCGTCGATGGCGCGCTCGTGCCGTCGCGAGCGGCCCGAGCTAA